A window of the Mucilaginibacter sp. cycad4 genome harbors these coding sequences:
- a CDS encoding FAD-binding protein yields MKVIKTGVSSWENRHETFTEQIKDLYELGNEDNLDALEGYNDATKGLQNIIKEAIETNTPLRSLGAGWSWTKIATVKDGVMLDTKPLNTRFTIADTAVNPAYTGNKDHLLFAQSGNGIWELGAFLKNRGLSLKTSGASNGQTIAGAVGTGTHGSAFDFGATPDFVVGLHIVVSPDRHIWLERASAPVVAQRFIDLLQTELVQDDELFNAALVSFGSFGIIHGMLLETEPLFLLETYVQRLPYDMELRGMMAALDFSNSNKLPCGNERPFHFSVLLNPYDLDKGAFVTTMYKRPYRTNYQPPVDNAAGIGPGDDAASFIGTITDAVPALVPIVVTKVLNTSMTTNTDPHFGTLGEIFSNTTLRGKLLSSAIGFPAELSPKVADLMLKINKDIGPFSGVFSFRFVKQTKATLGFTRFEHTCIMELDAPLSDKAYNFYTQVWLMLEHENIPFTFHWGKANEVTPQRIQRMYGDAATRWINARKTLLNADCQKVFTNQITQQWGLA; encoded by the coding sequence ATGAAAGTTATTAAAACAGGAGTCAGCAGCTGGGAAAACCGGCACGAAACTTTTACCGAGCAAATTAAAGACCTGTATGAATTGGGCAACGAAGACAATCTTGATGCCCTTGAGGGTTATAATGACGCTACTAAAGGGCTTCAAAACATAATTAAAGAAGCCATTGAAACTAATACTCCATTGCGATCATTAGGGGCAGGCTGGTCATGGACAAAAATAGCAACGGTTAAAGATGGCGTGATGCTGGATACAAAACCGCTTAATACCAGGTTTACCATAGCAGATACAGCGGTTAACCCGGCTTATACAGGTAACAAGGATCATTTACTTTTTGCACAAAGTGGTAATGGTATCTGGGAGCTCGGCGCATTTTTGAAAAACAGGGGCTTGTCACTTAAAACTTCGGGGGCCAGTAACGGGCAAACTATAGCCGGTGCAGTTGGTACGGGAACGCATGGCTCGGCTTTTGACTTTGGTGCAACACCAGATTTTGTGGTAGGGCTACACATTGTAGTAAGTCCCGACAGGCATATCTGGCTGGAAAGGGCTTCGGCACCGGTGGTGGCACAACGCTTTATAGATTTGTTACAGACTGAACTGGTACAGGATGATGAGCTTTTCAATGCTGCCTTGGTAAGCTTCGGCAGTTTCGGGATTATACATGGTATGCTACTGGAAACAGAACCTCTGTTTTTATTAGAAACTTATGTGCAGCGACTTCCTTATGATATGGAGCTGCGGGGTATGATGGCGGCACTTGATTTTAGCAATTCCAATAAGCTGCCTTGTGGTAATGAACGCCCGTTTCATTTTTCGGTATTGCTTAACCCGTATGATCTGGATAAGGGGGCCTTTGTAACCACTATGTATAAGCGCCCGTATCGCACCAACTATCAGCCGCCGGTTGATAATGCGGCAGGGATCGGTCCGGGGGATGATGCCGCCAGTTTTATAGGTACTATTACTGATGCTGTACCTGCTTTGGTGCCCATTGTGGTAACCAAGGTGTTGAACACCAGCATGACGACCAATACTGATCCTCACTTTGGCACACTTGGCGAAATTTTCAGCAATACTACTTTAAGGGGCAAGTTGCTGAGCTCGGCCATTGGTTTCCCGGCAGAACTTTCGCCCAAAGTTGCCGACCTGATGCTGAAGATCAATAAAGATATCGGCCCTTTCAGCGGTGTGTTTTCATTCAGGTTTGTTAAGCAAACCAAAGCAACATTGGGCTTCACCCGGTTTGAACATACCTGCATTATGGAGTTGGATGCACCGCTATCAGACAAAGCGTATAACTTTTATACCCAGGTATGGTTGATGCTTGAGCATGAAAATATCCCCTTTACATTTCATTGGGGCAAAGCTAACGAAGTTACTCCGCAACGCATTCAAAGAATGTATGGCGATGCAGCTACCCGTTGGATCAACGCCAGAAAAACCCTGCTCAATGCTGATTGCCAGAAAGTTTTTACCAATCAAATTACGCAGCAATGGGGGCTGGCCTAA
- the cfa gene encoding cyclopropane fatty acyl phospholipid synthase has product MGSSKEIVTNMFAAGGITMNGNNPWDVQVHNPKLYDRLLAGGSLGFGEAYMEGWWDCEALDEFFFRVQYHRVDKMIPRDLNTLKYFLKAKFSNQQTKSKAKEVAHKHYDIGNDLFELMLDKRMMYSCAYWETAQTLDEAQEAKLDLICRKLKLEPGMSLLDIGCGWGGLLRYAAEKYGVKGVGVTLSEEQAIIAEETNKGLPVEIRVQDYRDVHEKFDRIVSVGMLEHVGYRNYRIFMETVNENLADDGICLLHTIGGNYSTKVTDPWIAKYIFPNGMLPSAAQLSTAWQGLFILEDWHNFGVYYDRTCMEWRKNFEQSWPQLSARYGGTFYRMWRYYLSASAASFRSRKNHLWHIVLTKPKHLGLYKSIR; this is encoded by the coding sequence ATGGGGTCATCAAAAGAGATTGTTACAAATATGTTTGCTGCGGGAGGTATTACCATGAACGGGAATAACCCCTGGGATGTACAGGTACACAACCCTAAATTGTATGATCGCTTGCTGGCCGGTGGTTCGCTGGGTTTTGGGGAAGCCTATATGGAAGGCTGGTGGGATTGTGAAGCGCTTGACGAATTCTTTTTTCGCGTCCAGTATCACCGGGTTGATAAAATGATTCCGCGTGACTTAAATACACTTAAATATTTTCTTAAAGCAAAGTTTAGCAATCAGCAAACCAAATCAAAGGCTAAAGAGGTTGCTCATAAGCATTATGATATTGGTAACGACCTGTTTGAGCTGATGCTTGATAAACGAATGATGTACTCCTGTGCCTATTGGGAAACGGCACAAACATTGGATGAAGCTCAGGAAGCTAAGCTTGATCTGATTTGTCGTAAGTTAAAATTGGAACCCGGCATGAGCTTACTTGATATAGGTTGTGGATGGGGCGGGCTTCTTCGATATGCGGCCGAAAAGTATGGCGTAAAAGGAGTTGGCGTAACCCTTTCAGAAGAGCAGGCTATTATTGCAGAGGAAACTAATAAAGGGTTACCTGTAGAGATTAGGGTGCAGGATTATCGAGATGTGCATGAAAAGTTTGACAGGATAGTTTCTGTCGGGATGCTTGAACATGTTGGCTATCGTAATTATCGTATCTTTATGGAAACAGTGAACGAAAATTTAGCGGATGATGGCATTTGTCTGCTTCATACCATAGGCGGTAATTACTCAACTAAAGTTACCGACCCCTGGATTGCGAAATACATATTTCCGAATGGGATGTTGCCATCTGCTGCTCAATTATCAACCGCATGGCAGGGCTTATTTATTTTGGAGGATTGGCATAACTTCGGTGTATATTACGACCGAACCTGTATGGAGTGGCGAAAAAACTTTGAGCAAAGCTGGCCGCAGCTTAGTGCCAGATATGGAGGGACGTTTTACCGCATGTGGCGCTACTATCTAAGCGCCAGCGCTGCATCTTTCCGTTCAAGGAAAAATCATTTATGGCATATTGTTTTAACCAAACCAAAGCATCTGGGATTATACAAGTCAATAAGATAA
- a CDS encoding Bor/Iss family lipoprotein → MMLSYLNRPFRFYRKGVPALLLLLLLSSCYTARVETKAQAGTEVSHQNVNFFFWGAIQSPKRIVTPICDSLGVNGMAEVTVKNNFGYSLLTVVTLGIWSPARVEWKCAKPCAKEGVIGK, encoded by the coding sequence ATGATGCTATCATATTTGAACCGGCCTTTCCGTTTTTATCGAAAAGGCGTGCCTGCTCTTTTACTCTTGCTATTATTAAGCAGCTGTTACACAGCCCGGGTCGAAACCAAAGCGCAAGCCGGCACGGAGGTATCACATCAAAATGTAAACTTCTTTTTTTGGGGGGCTATCCAAAGCCCAAAAAGAATAGTTACCCCCATATGTGATTCACTTGGCGTTAATGGAATGGCTGAAGTTACAGTGAAGAATAATTTCGGTTACTCGTTACTTACGGTGGTAACTCTTGGGATCTGGAGCCCTGCAAGGGTAGAGTGGAAATGCGCTAAACCTTGTGCCAAAGAAGGCGTAATTGGAAAATAG
- a CDS encoding DinB family protein has product MKQEFEVIKKPRLMLLNVVKDLTPEQLNHIPAGFNNNLVWNLAHMISGQQGICYTRAGVPIVVDDKYYTPYRPETKPQGFINADDIAEVKELLIATIDKMEEDYQTGIFSNYQPMTTRYGVTLSNIEEAIRFVPFHDGLHVGYIMALKRAVLEEMTGLV; this is encoded by the coding sequence ATGAAACAAGAATTTGAGGTTATCAAAAAACCACGCCTGATGCTGCTTAATGTTGTTAAAGACCTTACTCCCGAACAACTTAACCATATCCCTGCCGGATTCAACAACAACCTGGTCTGGAACCTGGCGCATATGATTTCCGGGCAACAGGGTATTTGCTATACCCGCGCAGGTGTACCCATTGTTGTTGATGACAAATATTATACACCATACCGCCCCGAAACCAAACCGCAGGGCTTTATTAATGCTGATGACATAGCCGAAGTTAAAGAGCTCCTTATTGCAACTATTGATAAAATGGAGGAAGATTACCAGACAGGTATTTTCTCAAACTATCAACCTATGACAACCCGTTATGGTGTTACCTTGAGCAATATAGAGGAAGCAATCCGCTTTGTGCCATTTCATGATGGTTTGCATGTTGGCTATATCATGGCTTTGAAAAGAGCGGTTTTAGAAGAGATGACTGGGCTCGTTTAG